The genomic DNA AAACTGCATGAGTTTGAAACCGAAGATGACGTTGATCCAGATGATCTTATCGAGCAAGCCGCATCACAAAAGAAAGCAGCGCAGGAAACCAAAGACCTAGCGCAAACTATTGATCAAGACTTATTAGATGAGTTAGGCATTTAAGCCATTAAGCGTGCTAGATGCTCAAGGGTAACTTGAGCATCTAGGTAATCCAGCGGTAAAGCTTGCTGTTGGCCATGTTGAGACAATACCAACGATGGAAAACCTTGAATAGGCAGACTACGAGCAAACTCAATTTGCTCCATTAGCTGTTGGTTTAAGGCCTCACTTTGCATATCTGCGATAAACTGCTGTTTGTCTAAGTTCAACTGCTCGGCCAAAGCCACTAGTACCTCAAACTCTGACGGGTTTTTCGCCTGTAAATAATAAGCCTGTTGAATAGCACTTATCATCGCCTTACCGGCCGCTTGTTTCTCGGCAGCCAATACCGCCCGGTTGGCGGGATAAGTCGAGCGCTTAGGGCTATTTAAATGCCAAAAATCATGGTTAAACTGTGTGCCTAATTGCAGAGCAATTTTGCGCCAAGTTTGCTGTAAGAATTGCTGCATCTCTTGCGGCATCGGCTGCTCGGTATCGGCAGCTAAGCCACCGAGTAAGTAGACCAAGTCCACTCCCGGAGGCAGCGCTTGTTCTAATTCTGCTAAGCGCGGCTTATAGCCCCAACACCAAGAGCACATAGGGTCGTGAACATAGTATACAAGGGCCATGGCTACTTATAACCAGCTAACGTAGTCTTCAAAGGCAAGCTCACGCACTTTGCTGGCTTTTGTTTGCGGGCTACCCAAATAGAGAAAGCCTACTATTGATTCATGTTCGGCTAAACCTAACTGTTGCTTAACTGTAGCGCTGTAAGCCATTGGGCCGGTGCGCCAAATACCGTTATAGCCTTGAGCAAAGGCGGCCATTTGCATGGCATGAACGGCGCAGCCCGCCGAGATGACTTGTTCAATCTCGGGCACTT from Agarivorans gilvus includes the following:
- a CDS encoding DsbA family protein; protein product: MALVYYVHDPMCSWCWGYKPRLAELEQALPPGVDLVYLLGGLAADTEQPMPQEMQQFLQQTWRKIALQLGTQFNHDFWHLNSPKRSTYPANRAVLAAEKQAAGKAMISAIQQAYYLQAKNPSEFEVLVALAEQLNLDKQQFIADMQSEALNQQLMEQIEFARSLPIQGFPSLVLSQHGQQQALPLDYLDAQVTLEHLARLMA